CTAGAAGTTTCACTTCCTGAGTCACTTAATGAAAAAGCCTATTATTTTGATATTAAATAACAGGCCCCAGCTGTTTGAGAGAAGGGTGATAACTTCTCCATCTAATTTTTAGAAAGGTTACGCAGATAACTCAAACTCACTAGGCGTTTCTGCATCATTCGTTGAGCTGCTTCGGAAACACCACCAGTATAGTCTGCAAAATCTCCTTGCATCTCTTCTTTAACTCCCCTCTTAAATTCTTCCCATGTAAATAGGCTACTTTGGGCCTTTTGAGGGTCATACATATACCCCAGTTCATGAATAGAGGGATAGATATAAGTCATCAAATTAGCTAACCTAGAACCCCTCTTGCTCAAACGTTCAAAAGAATCAAGGAGTATTAAGTGTTCTATTCTCGCATGTTTAATTAGCTGAATTTGCTCCCATCCCATCCCATGTTTACATATAGCCATGGATGCGGAGGGAAGCGCCGGATCATCCCCTAGTTGTTTTGCGGGATGCCCTGAAGGGAGGCTGCGTGCTTTCTCCCTCATACGTGCTACGATCGGCGCTACAGACTCTCCAAAGAAAAGCAAGTTCCCTGACCTTGCGTCATTACGAAGATCAAGATACTCTTCGCGGGTTACTACCTGAGCAAATAGCCAACTGGTGTTACTAAAAACTACCTGCCTACCTGATAATCTGTCATCAGCGAGCCAGTACTCTTCGGGGAGTAAACCTTCCCTCGTGGGAACTTCATAAGGGCCAAGATCAATAAATCTTTTTAGGAAATAGATGGGGCAGTGTTGTATTAAAAAATCTTTTAAATTGGGAAGGGTAATCCCCTCGCAACCCGCTAGAAATTTTCGAGGACCAAAGTTCTCAAACCTTCTTAGAAGATCCTGAGGAAGATCTCCAAAATTCTTAAAAGGGACTCGTTCCATAACAGAGTCCAATTCTGAAGCGGTCAACCGTTGCTCAGAATACAGCTCATAAACAACCTGAGGATAATTTTTCTTAATTACCTCATGAAAATTCTCAGGTTCCAATAGTTTTCTCTCCTGCAAACGCGCTCGTACAGCTGCAACTGCCATCGCTATGGCAATCACTACAGATACAACTACCCCGACTATAACTGCAGGATGAACTAGGCCTGCCGCCAGAGAAGCAACAAGCACCCCAGCAAGAAGAAGAAAACCTATTCCCACTACCACTAAAGCAAGCCTTCGCGACTCAGGAGTGCCAGGAAGATGGCAACGCCAACAAGTTGCCTGAACTTGAGGACTATTTGAAGGAGCTTGAGTTAATGACGCCATGACTTACGAAACCAGTTAAGTTAAGCGTTCATTTTAACAAGAAGTTACTTTATTTAACACGCAACTTGTTCATTTTTATATATTAAAACTTGTACAAATTAAAAACATGTTAACTCGTTATAATTTGTTTAGTTTGCACGGCGAGTCTTAATGTCTCTCTTGCCAACTTCATGATTGCGTAAGAAGAAACTAGTGAACTCTTCGTCCTAGAATCGGGGTGAGGGTGGTCTGACTTTTGAAAATTTATTTAAAGAAAGAAATACTACGCAGGGAGTGTAGTTTTACCAACTTATCTACCCTGGGATTTTCTTAAATCAAAATCGTTAATCTAGTCTTCTTAATCTCTCTCCTGAGACCGTATTGGTCTCATAGGTGGGCAAGATTAATGCTCCAGGACCATATAATGGCCGAGCTTTTAAAACTAATCCTGAATCTTGAACAAGGGAATTAAAGAAGTTTACGCCGGCATCATAAAATATAGGAGCTGTCGTTGGTAGTTCCGCGGCTTCTTGTTTTATTCCTTTCATAAATTCTTCGTGGGTAACCAAAGCTAAATAAGGGCTGTACCCAGACACGCTCTCGTTAGTGTAAGGATAGGAAATATCCATAAGTTTGGCGAGTTTTGAATCGTATCTACCTTGCTTTTCCTGGTTCGCGAGAAATCCCAGAAATACTGGATTTCCATAATCCCTTAATAGTCTGAGTTGCTCCCACCCCATACCATGTTTGCAAAGCAGTAGTAATGTAGCGGGTATGGCTATATCAAGAGTTATACCTGCCTTATCAACACCATCCGGAACGCTAGGAAGCTTCTCTTTCATACGCATTTCTATAGTTTTAATGAGATCTTCGCATAAATCCCAAGAGCCCTGACGTGCTCGGAAACAAAGCTGATTGTATTCCTCTTGCGTAACTACTTGAGAAAACAACCAAGCAGTATCACTAAGGATTAGTCTAGATTGCTCTCCGAGTCCTGAGTGTGCTGTCCAATATATTTCTGGAGATAGATTTTCCTTTTGAGGAATCTCCTTAGGACCAAGTTCTATAAACCTCCTTAAGAAGTATAAGGGACAGTGCCTTAGCAAAACATCATCCAAAGAAGGTATTTCCCTTCTCTGACAACCATCTTGGAAAGTTTCGAGACCAAAGGCTTGGACCTTGCTATAAGCTATACTCGACTTGAGATCTTTCAGAGCCATCTTTTGTAAAAGATCGCGAAGCTCTTGAATTGTGAAATTCTGAGAAACACAGAGGTCAAAAATAACTTTTGGATACTTATCTTTAATTACGTTTAAAAACCCTCGAGGCATATGAGTTTTTACATCGGCGGGAATTAGAGGGGTAAGCTCAGGAACAGCTATAACAGATTTTTTGTAACTAACAACTGCCATTGCCGCAACTACAGCAAAAAGAACTACAGAAATTACTAAACCGAATATCACAGCAGGATGGGCAACGCCACAAGCGATAGTAAAACCAAGTGCTAGAGACAAAACAGCAAGAAAAATCCCGGCTATCGTTAGGGCCTTACGCGACTGCGAAGTTCCAGAAAGAATATTACCACTCCCCTGCTGGGATACTGCAGATGTAGAATCATTGCGAGGAGGAATGGGAGTTGCTGCCGTCATAACTTGTAAACCTTAGAAAAAAAATAGTTATGTTTTAAATAATAATTCTAACATTCGCAGCTTTTTAATTACTTAGGCCTCTGATTTTCTATATTAAGAACCCTTGCGAATACTAACACCTCAAAGACAATCCCGAGGGCTTGTGGTAACTAACCTAAACTCTGCCTTTTGAACTCAGGGGTCTATTTTTCTATCTCCTCAGCCCTATTTGATAGTTCATAAAATAGAAGGAAGGACTTAACGCCCTTTTTCTGCAATTTTAAGGGAGGATAATATGGAAGTTGACTTTTTCAAGGAACCCTTTTTGGGGGAAACTAACAAACCTAAGAAATTTATAATTTAGGACTTAGCTTAGCTGCCCTAATCTCTCCCCTGTCACGTTATCAATAGCGTAAGTCGGCAAGGTTAGTGCTTCCTCTCCTGAAAACGGTAAAGGCTGTAAAACTATTCCGGAGCTTTTAAGGCGGGAATTGAAGAACTGGATACCAGCCTCATAAAATATAGGATCTGAGGATACAAAGTCTGCTGCAGCGTTTGAGATCCCTAGTTTGAGCTCTTTCCATGTAAGCAAAGCTAAGCTGGCATTATATGCCCGACTATCTTCATCAAGATAAGGGTAGACCGCAGCCATAAGCTTGGATAACTTTGAGTCGTAAGCGCCGAGCCTTTCATTTTTTTGAAGAAACCCTAAATGTCTTGGATTACCGTACTTCTTAATAAACTGAATTTGTTCCCAGCCCATACCGTGTTTACATAAACGTAGTAGTGTATGATTAGCATCGATATCGGCGCTTATGGCTGCCTTATCAATACTATCGGGAATGCTAGGAAGCTTCTCTTTCATACGGGAGATGACTCTCTCTACTATATCCGAAGTCATATCCCATAATCCTAATCGCGCACGCGCACGAAGGATGCTGTATTCTTCTATCGTAACCGTTTGAGAAAATAGCCAGAGGATCTCACTGAAAACTATGTATCTATCCCCGAGTGCTGCACGTGCTGTCCAATATATTTCTGGAGGCAGATTTTCCTTTTGAGGAATCTCCTTGGGACCAAGTTCTATAAACCTCTTCAAGAAGTATAAGGGACAATACTTCATTAAAATATCATCTAAAGGAGGTAGGTAAGTATCCTGACAGCCGTTTAACAACTTCTTAGCTCCAAAGTTCTCGATCTGTTTAGAGGTTTTCATCAAAGGTATGTTTCTCTGGGATACCTTTGATATAACATCGCGTAGTTCTTGAATCGTTAAATTCTGATAAACGCAAATATCGTAAATAACTTGTGGATACTTCTGTTTAACTACGTTTAAAAATCCTAGAGGGATAGGAGCTTCTAAAGGAATTTCCACAATCTCTTTTCTACAACTACGAATCGCTATTGCTAAAATAGCTACTGAAACAATAACCAGGCTGACTATTAAAGCCGGATGGACAATCCCGCAAGCAAGAACAATAGTAAACACTAGAGCTAATGTAGCAAGGAAGATCCCGCTGATTACCGAGCTCCTTCGGCATACTTTATCCATTACTCGGGATGTTTGTACATCCTGTTGATCTAAGGAAGATAGTTTTTGAATTGTGCTAGAAGAAGGGATAGTGGAACTCAACAGTAGACCTTAGATAAAAAATTGCCACACTAAAAAGTAGTCTAAAACAAGGAATTACGATTTTTCCTTTTACATATTGGTGCGATTCGACCGCCTTCCGGTCGTATAATCTAAATCGTTATAACTAACCGGCAATAATTTTCCTAACGCATAGACTTTGAAAGAGGAGTTCTTATTTCGAACAAGCGAGGCTAAGAATTTCATGAAGCTATCATATCTGTTTTCTGATTTCTGTTTTTCTGAATAACGTTGATAACCTGTTTTGAGTTCTTCCCAAGTCATTAAAGCTAGGTCATGCTCAAAGCCTTCTGGATTGTTCTCTTGAATATGAGAATGGACAGAGGCTACGTAGTATAGTAATGAGGAACATCTTCCTACGGAATTCAAATTATCTAGAAGAATAAGAGACTCAAGATCTACCTTACGAAATAGCTTTACCTGCTCCCAGCTTACTCCATGTTTTAACAACCCGAGTAACCAGCCCTGACCATTCAGATACATTCCAACATGCTTACGGTTCGATTCTTGGTAGCACGAGTCTTCATATATGCGCCCGAAAATCCTATCTAGAATATGCTTCCCTTGATCCCAAGTATTATTTTTTGCGTGTTCTAAAAGTTCTGTATACTCTGCACATTGTACATGCTTAGCCACCAGATTCATATAGGGATGGAATGCTGTCCGATTACATCCGGAATACAAAGCTAAAGGTGCTGGCCAATATACCTCACCAGGAAGATTTTCCGCTTCGCACAGATATTTAGAACCGTTATTAATAAATGTGTTTATCAAAAACCAGGGACAATGCTCTAACAAAAGATCTTCGAGCGAAGGTAAGTGAACACCTTGACAAGATGCTACTAAACCATCTAGATCTACTTTCTCGAGCTTCGCCTTAATACTGCTGGGAGCATTATAGAAATTCCCTGAAGAAGCATGTTGTAAAACCAAGCGTAGCTCTTGCAACGTTAATTTCTGATGAACGCAAAGATCATAAATAACCTTTGGGTATGCCTTCTTAATTATATTTAAAAATCCCTGAGGAATAGGCGGTCTTCTATGTTCCCGCAATGCAAGCGCTAGAGCTACTCCAGAAATGATTAGCGCGAGCACAAGCCCCGTAATAATCACTGGATGAGCTATCCCACAGGCAAGAACAACACCCAACGCAAGAGCAATAATAGCAAAGGCTACGCCTGTAATCAGCGAAGGTAAGCATTTGTTTCTAGGAGCAATATTCTGAACTTTGCAACCAGTTTGAGCTATTAAAGCTGTAATATCATTAGGTGTTGCAGGGGATGTGACAGAAGGACTCATCATCTACTCCTTATTTTAGCAATTTACGACGCGTAATTAAAAACGCGTGAATTAATAACATTAAAGCCCAAGTAATCTATTAACGGCAGTCGAAAAATAAACTCAACCAGCTACGAACTAAAGACTTAGCAACGCCAACACCAAGTGTTTTATTTAAAACTTATGAGAAAAATATTTCTTAAGTTCTAATGTAACTTTCTCAGAGCCAGCTCAACACTTGCCCCATCTTGTTAGACGTCCCTTTTTTTCCCTGTATTTACGTCGTATCTATAAGAAGTTGAGGTCAAAGCATCTCCCATTCCTAAAAACCAATCATCAAAAACTAGATTGGAATTCCTACTGCGGGAAGCTAAAAATTCTAAATTACTTTGGTAAACATCTTGGTGAGATAGAAACTTCCTAAACTGAGATATCCAGGTGTCCCAAGTAACTAGAGCCACATCGGGATCATAAGCGGAACTGTCCTCCTGAATATGGGGGAAAACAGAAAGCAAATGACGCACTAGACCCATTTTTGATCTACTGAGTGTATCCGTGAGATGAAGGAACCACAGCTCTTCATTGCTTATATCTGAGATAAGTTGTAGCTGTTCCCAGCTCATACCATGTTTACATAAAAGAAGAGAGCGGTAGGTGCTCACAGAGCTTGTCCACTGGGAAACCTTGAAGTCGGCAGCGGAGTCCTTTAGATAACTAAAACCAATATCCCCAAGCATACGCTTATGGATTGACTCCACTAGATCTTTACAACAATCCCAGGTACCGTTCTTGGCATTATCTAAAAGTTCATGGTATTCCCCTTCACTGACAACACGTCCAAAAAGCCATGTATGGGGAGCAAATACGGATTCTAAAAAACCGCTAGTACGTCCCATAGGACCTGTCCAATATACCTCAGGAGGCAAATTTTCAGCCTGAGGCATCTCTTTAGGACCTAAATCCACAAAGCGCTTTAGAAAATACCAAGGACAAAATCTTACCAAAAGATCGTCTAGTTTAGGTAATGAGGAATCTATGCTCTTCTGTGCAAAATCTTCACACTCCTGAATCAAACGTTCTTTGCCAAATTTCTCTAGTTTAACTTTCAAGGAATCAGGAACCGAAGAAAGGTCATGTTCGGAAACCCCTGTTAAAACAGTGCGTAGCTCTTGAATCGTTAATTTCTGACGAACACAGAGATCGTAAATAGCTTTGGGATAATATGTCTTAATAATCTTTAAGAATTCTTGAGGAATGGGCGGTCTTAAATAATCCCTTAGGGCAAGAGATAACATCACACCAGAAAGAATGGTAGCGAGTCCCAGTCCCACTATAACTGCTGGGTGAACTATCCCGCAGGCAAGAACCGCAGCCAATGCAACGGCGATAATAGCAAAAACCACACCTGTAATGATCTTAGCATACCTATCCAAGCCTGCCTTGATTTTCGGCAGTTCACTTGGTTCAGCAACTATCTGCTTGCAGTAAGCCTCTAGCGTGATACTCATGACTTATTCCTTAAATCGAAAGATAAAATGGTATTTTAACACAAAAGC
This window of the Chlamydia sp. BM-2023 genome carries:
- a CDS encoding DUF1389 domain-containing protein — encoded protein: MASLTQAPSNSPQVQATCWRCHLPGTPESRRLALVVVGIGFLLLAGVLVASLAAGLVHPAVIVGVVVSVVIAIAMAVAAVRARLQERKLLEPENFHEVIKKNYPQVVYELYSEQRLTASELDSVMERVPFKNFGDLPQDLLRRFENFGPRKFLAGCEGITLPNLKDFLIQHCPIYFLKRFIDLGPYEVPTREGLLPEEYWLADDRLSGRQVVFSNTSWLFAQVVTREEYLDLRNDARSGNLLFFGESVAPIVARMREKARSLPSGHPAKQLGDDPALPSASMAICKHGMGWEQIQLIKHARIEHLILLDSFERLSKRGSRLANLMTYIYPSIHELGYMYDPQKAQSSLFTWEEFKRGVKEEMQGDFADYTGGVSEAAQRMMQKRLVSLSYLRNLSKN
- a CDS encoding DUF1389 domain-containing protein, with product MMSPSVTSPATPNDITALIAQTGCKVQNIAPRNKCLPSLITGVAFAIIALALGVVLACGIAHPVIITGLVLALIISGVALALALREHRRPPIPQGFLNIIKKAYPKVIYDLCVHQKLTLQELRLVLQHASSGNFYNAPSSIKAKLEKVDLDGLVASCQGVHLPSLEDLLLEHCPWFLINTFINNGSKYLCEAENLPGEVYWPAPLALYSGCNRTAFHPYMNLVAKHVQCAEYTELLEHAKNNTWDQGKHILDRIFGRIYEDSCYQESNRKHVGMYLNGQGWLLGLLKHGVSWEQVKLFRKVDLESLILLDNLNSVGRCSSLLYYVASVHSHIQENNPEGFEHDLALMTWEELKTGYQRYSEKQKSENRYDSFMKFLASLVRNKNSSFKVYALGKLLPVSYNDLDYTTGRRSNRTNM
- a CDS encoding DUF1389 domain-containing protein; translated protein: MTAATPIPPRNDSTSAVSQQGSGNILSGTSQSRKALTIAGIFLAVLSLALGFTIACGVAHPAVIFGLVISVVLFAVVAAMAVVSYKKSVIAVPELTPLIPADVKTHMPRGFLNVIKDKYPKVIFDLCVSQNFTIQELRDLLQKMALKDLKSSIAYSKVQAFGLETFQDGCQRREIPSLDDVLLRHCPLYFLRRFIELGPKEIPQKENLSPEIYWTAHSGLGEQSRLILSDTAWLFSQVVTQEEYNQLCFRARQGSWDLCEDLIKTIEMRMKEKLPSVPDGVDKAGITLDIAIPATLLLLCKHGMGWEQLRLLRDYGNPVFLGFLANQEKQGRYDSKLAKLMDISYPYTNESVSGYSPYLALVTHEEFMKGIKQEAAELPTTAPIFYDAGVNFFNSLVQDSGLVLKARPLYGPGALILPTYETNTVSGERLRRLD
- a CDS encoding DUF1389 domain-containing protein, whose product is MSSTIPSSSTIQKLSSLDQQDVQTSRVMDKVCRRSSVISGIFLATLALVFTIVLACGIVHPALIVSLVIVSVAILAIAIRSCRKEIVEIPLEAPIPLGFLNVVKQKYPQVIYDICVYQNLTIQELRDVISKVSQRNIPLMKTSKQIENFGAKKLLNGCQDTYLPPLDDILMKYCPLYFLKRFIELGPKEIPQKENLPPEIYWTARAALGDRYIVFSEILWLFSQTVTIEEYSILRARARLGLWDMTSDIVERVISRMKEKLPSIPDSIDKAAISADIDANHTLLRLCKHGMGWEQIQFIKKYGNPRHLGFLQKNERLGAYDSKLSKLMAAVYPYLDEDSRAYNASLALLTWKELKLGISNAAADFVSSDPIFYEAGIQFFNSRLKSSGIVLQPLPFSGEEALTLPTYAIDNVTGERLGQLS
- a CDS encoding DUF1389 domain-containing protein, encoding MSITLEAYCKQIVAEPSELPKIKAGLDRYAKIITGVVFAIIAVALAAVLACGIVHPAVIVGLGLATILSGVMLSLALRDYLRPPIPQEFLKIIKTYYPKAIYDLCVRQKLTIQELRTVLTGVSEHDLSSVPDSLKVKLEKFGKERLIQECEDFAQKSIDSSLPKLDDLLVRFCPWYFLKRFVDLGPKEMPQAENLPPEVYWTGPMGRTSGFLESVFAPHTWLFGRVVSEGEYHELLDNAKNGTWDCCKDLVESIHKRMLGDIGFSYLKDSAADFKVSQWTSSVSTYRSLLLCKHGMSWEQLQLISDISNEELWFLHLTDTLSRSKMGLVRHLLSVFPHIQEDSSAYDPDVALVTWDTWISQFRKFLSHQDVYQSNLEFLASRSRNSNLVFDDWFLGMGDALTSTSYRYDVNTGKKRDV